In one Sphingomonas hankookensis genomic region, the following are encoded:
- a CDS encoding DUF4139 domain-containing protein, with product MAGQAKWRTALTLSLLATATTPLTARDTPLTRTPAKAQSADAGAGSQPSPHWTPASAGVRVGSGAGALGENRRITITDAPSPTTITSPAPASIAVTLYRAPYRPARQPVDVRNPQGYALVTETRRITLPRGRAVLRFEGVAGGIIPVSAVVDGLPGGTVEKNRDARLLSPAALVDGTLGNRVTLRRTDRASGVMRDEEATILSGPTGGVVVRTPNGVEALGCAGLADSLKYARVPADLAAKPVLSVTTDSPSRRTVTVRLSYLATGFDWSASYVGTLRGDRLDLFAWTTLANGNAEGFADAEVQVVAGRLNRQWVAPLEAAATRLQLRCYPLGTTTSDLQMRTFEAAEEIIVTGARMGIPPPPPPPMVVETPAPPAPPAPENLGDVKLYRVPGRATVATKGQKQVALLRQDGVAYTRVYRRRVAVAQPIEAGAVDIVLRVRNEKADGLGIPLPAGTTALYAAHGDTSLLVGTGTMTDRAEGETLLIGAGTSRQVLVTQTPLPNQSARLTVTNTRAVPVDVELPIGYPGGKVEAAGLERIDGIMTWRVTVAPGDTATLDYRY from the coding sequence ATGGCAGGGCAGGCTAAGTGGCGCACCGCCCTGACCCTGTCCCTGCTAGCAACCGCCACCACGCCCCTCACGGCACGCGACACCCCACTCACCCGCACCCCGGCGAAGGCCCAGTCGGCGGACGCCGGTGCGGGATCGCAACCCTCACCCCACTGGACCCCGGCCTCCGCCGGGGTGCGGGTCGGCAGCGGCGCGGGCGCCCTCGGCGAAAACCGCCGCATCACCATCACCGACGCCCCGTCACCCACCACCATCACCTCCCCCGCCCCGGCCAGCATCGCCGTCACCCTCTACCGCGCGCCCTATCGCCCCGCGCGCCAGCCGGTCGATGTCCGCAACCCGCAAGGCTATGCGCTGGTCACCGAAACCCGTCGCATCACCCTGCCGCGCGGTCGCGCCGTGCTCCGATTCGAAGGGGTCGCGGGCGGCATCATCCCCGTCAGCGCGGTCGTCGACGGTCTGCCCGGCGGCACGGTCGAAAAGAACCGCGACGCCCGCCTCCTTTCGCCCGCCGCCTTGGTCGACGGCACGCTCGGCAACCGCGTGACGCTGCGCCGCACCGACCGCGCGAGCGGCGTGATGCGCGACGAGGAGGCGACGATCCTGTCCGGCCCGACCGGCGGCGTGGTCGTCCGCACGCCCAACGGCGTGGAGGCGCTCGGCTGCGCGGGCCTCGCCGACAGCCTGAAATATGCGCGCGTGCCCGCCGACCTCGCCGCCAAGCCGGTCCTGAGCGTCACCACCGACAGCCCGTCGCGCCGCACCGTTACCGTGCGCCTGTCCTATCTCGCCACCGGCTTCGACTGGTCGGCCAGCTATGTCGGCACGCTCAGGGGCGACCGACTCGACCTGTTCGCGTGGACCACGCTCGCCAACGGCAATGCGGAGGGGTTCGCCGATGCCGAGGTGCAGGTCGTTGCCGGGCGGCTGAACCGGCAATGGGTCGCCCCGCTCGAAGCGGCGGCGACCCGGCTGCAACTGCGCTGCTATCCGCTCGGCACGACGACCTCCGATCTACAGATGCGGACGTTCGAGGCGGCCGAAGAGATCATCGTGACCGGCGCGCGCATGGGCATCCCCCCACCGCCGCCGCCGCCGATGGTGGTCGAGACACCGGCACCGCCGGCACCGCCCGCCCCGGAAAATCTGGGCGACGTGAAGCTCTACCGCGTGCCCGGCCGCGCCACCGTCGCGACAAAGGGCCAGAAGCAGGTCGCGCTGCTGCGGCAGGACGGCGTCGCCTATACCCGCGTCTATCGCCGCCGCGTGGCCGTAGCCCAGCCGATCGAGGCCGGCGCGGTCGACATCGTGCTGCGCGTCCGCAACGAAAAGGCCGACGGTCTCGGCATCCCGCTCCCCGCCGGCACCACCGCGCTCTACGCCGCGCATGGTGACACGTCGCTGCTGGTCGGCACCGGCACGATGACCGACCGGGCGGAAGGCGAAACGCTGCTGATCGGCGCCGGCACCAGCCGGCAGGTGCTCGTCACCCAGACCCCGCTCCCCAACCAGTCCGCCCGCCTGACCGTCACCAACACCCGCGCCGTGCCGGTCGATGTCGAACTGCCGATCGGCTATCCCGGCGGGAAGGTGGAAGCCGCCGGGCTGGAGCGGATCGACGGCATCATGACCTGGCGGGTGACGGTCGCCCCCGGTGACACCGCAACGCTCGACTATCGGTATTGA
- a CDS encoding DUF4139 domain-containing protein: protein MKPNWLLLASLLAPLPALAQDAATPPAIAPSAQGDVSVTIYNGDVALIQDVRALPLNTGTVRQDFPDVSAQIRPETVSLAVPDARIVEQNFDFDLLSPSSLMEKAVGETITLLRTNPATGAETRERAKVLAVNGGVVLQIGERIEVLRDDGLPVRAIFDKVPPSLRARPTLSVTLDSSRSGTRAATLSYLSRGLSWKADYVALLDRKSGTIDVQGWVTLTNNTGTTFTNARTLLVAGEVGSEDDDNDYRPRRPRRPRPVMQPGTETANREQLGDFYLYPLPERTTIADKQTKQVSFLDVKGAAATTGYRFVNNWLGTTEQPSSAQSIVRFSNAAKGGLGDALPAGTIRVYMRDARGQPQFTGEAAIDHTPQGSKIALATGDAFDVKVRAVVESRTRINASRWQTKMRYTLTNATPAAVSVELAQAGLDWTDTRITEQSRPSERSDAGQAVWQVPVPANGSATVTATFDTRF, encoded by the coding sequence ATGAAACCGAACTGGCTGCTGCTGGCGAGCCTCCTCGCCCCCCTGCCCGCACTGGCGCAGGACGCCGCCACCCCGCCCGCCATCGCTCCCTCGGCGCAAGGCGACGTCTCGGTCACCATCTACAATGGCGACGTTGCGCTGATCCAGGACGTCCGAGCGTTGCCGCTGAACACCGGCACGGTGCGACAGGATTTTCCCGACGTCAGCGCACAGATCCGCCCCGAAACCGTCTCGCTCGCCGTGCCCGACGCGCGGATCGTCGAACAGAATTTCGACTTCGACCTGCTCTCCCCCTCCAGCCTGATGGAGAAGGCGGTCGGCGAAACCATCACCCTGCTGCGCACCAACCCCGCGACCGGCGCGGAAACCCGCGAACGCGCCAAGGTGCTGGCGGTGAACGGCGGCGTCGTCCTCCAGATCGGCGAGCGGATCGAGGTACTGCGCGACGACGGCCTGCCGGTCCGCGCGATCTTCGACAAGGTCCCGCCGTCGCTGCGCGCCCGCCCGACCCTGTCGGTGACGCTCGACAGCAGCCGCTCGGGCACCCGAGCGGCAACGCTCTCCTACCTCAGCCGGGGCCTCAGCTGGAAAGCCGATTATGTCGCGCTGCTCGACCGCAAGAGCGGCACGATCGACGTACAGGGCTGGGTGACGCTCACCAACAACACCGGCACCACCTTCACCAACGCGCGCACCCTGTTGGTCGCCGGAGAGGTCGGGTCGGAGGACGACGACAACGACTACCGCCCCCGCCGCCCGCGCCGCCCCCGGCCGGTGATGCAGCCCGGCACCGAAACCGCGAACCGCGAGCAGCTGGGCGATTTCTACCTCTATCCGCTGCCCGAACGCACGACGATCGCCGACAAACAGACCAAGCAGGTCAGCTTCCTCGACGTCAAGGGTGCGGCCGCGACCACCGGCTATCGCTTCGTCAACAACTGGCTCGGCACCACGGAGCAGCCGTCAAGCGCGCAGAGCATCGTGCGGTTCAGCAATGCGGCGAAGGGCGGCCTCGGGGACGCACTACCCGCCGGCACGATCCGCGTCTATATGCGCGACGCGCGCGGCCAGCCGCAATTCACCGGCGAAGCCGCGATCGACCATACGCCGCAAGGGTCGAAGATCGCGCTCGCCACCGGCGACGCCTTCGACGTGAAGGTGCGCGCCGTGGTCGAAAGCCGCACCCGCATCAACGCCAGCCGCTGGCAGACGAAGATGCGCTACACGCTCACCAACGCGACCCCCGCCGCCGTGAGCGTCGAACTGGCGCAGGCCGGGCTCGACTGGACCGACACCCGCATCACCGAACAGAGCCGCCCCAGCGAGCGCAGCGACGCCGGACAGGCGGTGTGGCAGGTGCCGGTCCCGGCCAACGGATCGGCCACCGTCACCGCGACCTTCGACACCCGCTTCTGA
- a CDS encoding IlvD/Edd family dehydratase — MTDMPPLRSRAWFDNPDNIDMTALYIERYLNFGLSQEELQSGKPIIGIAQTGSDLSPCNRHHLVLAERLREGIREAGGIVLEFPVHPIQETGKRPTAGLDRNLAYLGLVEVLYGYPLDGVVLTIGCDKTTPAMLMGAATVNIPAIALSVGPMLNGWHKGERTGSGTIVWKARQMLAAGEIDNKEFIRLVSSSAPSTGYCNTMGTATTMNSLAEALGMQLPGSAAIPAPYRDRQEIAYRTGLRIVDMVREDLKPSDILTRDAFHNAIKVNSAIGGSTNAPIHLAAIARHIGVDLPIEDWQEQGHKVPLLVNLQPAGEYLGEDYYRAGGVPAVVRELMGAGLIAEDALTVNGKSIGDNCRDAVIEDEKVIRPFGQPLKEEAGFIVLKGNLFDAAVMKTSVIGPEFRERYLSNPNDPEAFEGPAVVFDGPEDYHHRIDDPALGITPETLMFMRGAGPIGYPGAAEVVNMRPPAYLITEGVHALPCIGDGRQSGTSGSPSILNASPEAAAGGGLALLRTGDRVRIDLGKGRADVLLSDEELAARRQELEAAGGYQYPASQTPWQAIQRSVVGQMSTGAILEGTEAFQQIAQTRGLPRDNH, encoded by the coding sequence ATGACCGACATGCCCCCCCTGCGCAGCCGTGCGTGGTTCGACAATCCCGACAATATCGACATGACGGCGTTGTATATCGAACGGTATCTGAACTTCGGTTTGAGCCAGGAGGAGCTGCAATCGGGCAAGCCGATCATCGGTATCGCCCAGACCGGCAGCGACCTGTCGCCCTGCAACCGCCACCACCTCGTGCTCGCCGAACGCCTGCGCGAAGGCATCCGCGAAGCGGGCGGCATCGTGCTGGAATTCCCGGTCCATCCGATCCAGGAAACCGGCAAGCGCCCGACCGCGGGGCTCGACCGCAACCTCGCCTATCTCGGGCTGGTCGAGGTGCTCTACGGCTATCCGCTCGACGGCGTGGTGCTGACCATCGGCTGTGACAAGACGACGCCGGCGATGCTGATGGGCGCCGCGACGGTGAACATCCCGGCCATCGCGCTGTCGGTCGGCCCGATGCTGAACGGCTGGCACAAGGGCGAGCGCACCGGGTCGGGCACGATCGTGTGGAAGGCGCGGCAGATGCTGGCCGCCGGAGAGATCGACAACAAGGAATTCATCCGCCTCGTCTCCTCCTCCGCGCCGTCCACCGGCTATTGCAACACGATGGGCACCGCGACGACGATGAACAGCCTTGCCGAGGCGCTCGGCATGCAGCTGCCCGGCTCCGCCGCGATCCCCGCCCCGTATCGCGACCGGCAGGAGATCGCGTACCGCACGGGTCTTCGCATCGTCGACATGGTGCGCGAGGACCTGAAGCCCTCCGACATCCTCACCCGGGACGCGTTCCACAACGCGATCAAGGTCAATTCGGCGATCGGCGGCTCGACCAACGCGCCGATCCACCTGGCGGCCATCGCCCGCCATATCGGCGTCGACCTGCCGATCGAGGACTGGCAGGAACAGGGCCACAAGGTCCCGCTGCTGGTGAACCTGCAACCCGCCGGCGAATATCTGGGCGAGGATTATTACCGCGCGGGCGGCGTGCCCGCCGTCGTCCGGGAACTGATGGGCGCCGGCCTGATCGCCGAAGACGCGCTGACCGTGAACGGCAAGTCGATCGGCGACAATTGCCGCGACGCCGTGATCGAGGATGAAAAGGTCATCCGCCCCTTCGGCCAGCCGCTCAAGGAAGAGGCCGGCTTCATCGTCCTCAAGGGCAATCTGTTCGACGCGGCGGTGATGAAGACCAGCGTCATCGGCCCCGAATTCCGCGAGCGGTATCTGTCCAACCCCAACGATCCCGAAGCGTTCGAAGGGCCGGCGGTCGTGTTCGACGGGCCGGAGGATTACCACCACCGCATCGACGATCCGGCGCTCGGCATCACCCCCGAAACGCTGATGTTCATGCGCGGCGCCGGGCCGATCGGCTATCCGGGCGCGGCCGAGGTCGTGAACATGCGCCCGCCGGCATATCTGATTACGGAGGGCGTGCACGCGCTCCCCTGCATCGGCGACGGTCGCCAGTCGGGCACGTCGGGCAGCCCATCCATCCTCAACGCCTCGCCCGAAGCGGCGGCGGGCGGCGGCCTCGCGCTGCTGCGCACCGGCGACCGCGTCCGCATCGACCTCGGCAAGGGCCGCGCCGACGTGCTGCTGTCCGACGAGGAACTGGCCGCACGCCGTCAGGAACTGGAAGCCGCCGGCGGCTATCAGTACCCGGCATCGCAGACCCCGTGGCAGGCGATCCAGCGTTCGGTCGTCGGCCAGATGTCGACCGGCGCGATCCTCGAAGGAACAGAGGCGTTCCAGCAGATCGCCCAGACCAGGGGCCTGCCGCGCGACAATCACTAA
- a CDS encoding sugar MFS transporter, which yields MPAPISARSVESTSAPAGASYAPALTLLASLFFMWGFITVINNTLLPHLRSVFDLNYTQTTLIESVWFIAYFVASIPSAKLIERIGYQKSLVVGLLVMAAGSLGMVLAASLPSYGVTLVMLFVIASGITLLQVAANPYVTVIGPPETGSSRLNLVQAFNSLGTTLAPIFAGYLILGRSVGGTTQDRVLTQAERLADAQSVILPYVLVAGVLVVLAVVIARFPLPAMGSATSRVAKEERKKHSLWNHRNLVFGVPAIFIYLIAEIGVANLFINFVSQRDIANITQAEASRYLALLWGGMMVGRFAGSLLMQKIAAEKVLAFFSIGAFVVMLGATFLSGPAAMWSLILVGLFHSIMFPTIFSLGIKGLGPLTEEGSGLLIMAIAGGALVVVQGWLADRYGLQWSFLLTAVCELYILFYAVWGSKVTNPIDDVPADNDVFA from the coding sequence ATGCCGGCCCCGATTTCCGCGCGCTCCGTGGAGAGCACGTCCGCTCCCGCCGGGGCCAGCTACGCCCCCGCGCTGACGCTGCTCGCCAGCCTGTTCTTCATGTGGGGCTTCATCACCGTCATCAACAACACGCTGCTGCCGCATCTGCGCAGCGTGTTCGACCTGAACTATACCCAGACGACGCTGATCGAGAGCGTGTGGTTCATCGCCTATTTCGTCGCGTCGATCCCCTCGGCCAAGCTGATCGAGCGAATCGGGTATCAAAAGTCGCTGGTCGTCGGGCTGCTGGTGATGGCAGCCGGGTCGCTCGGCATGGTGCTGGCGGCCAGCCTGCCGTCCTATGGCGTGACGTTGGTCATGCTGTTCGTGATCGCCAGCGGCATCACGCTGCTGCAGGTCGCGGCCAATCCCTATGTCACCGTCATCGGCCCGCCCGAGACGGGATCGTCGCGGCTGAACCTGGTGCAGGCGTTCAATTCGCTCGGCACCACGCTCGCGCCGATCTTTGCCGGCTATCTGATCCTCGGTCGCTCGGTCGGCGGCACGACGCAGGATCGCGTGCTCACGCAGGCGGAGCGGCTGGCCGACGCGCAGTCGGTGATCCTGCCCTATGTGCTGGTCGCAGGCGTGCTGGTCGTGCTGGCGGTCGTGATCGCCCGATTCCCGCTGCCCGCGATGGGATCGGCGACCAGCCGCGTCGCCAAGGAGGAACGCAAGAAGCATTCGCTGTGGAACCACCGCAACCTGGTGTTCGGCGTGCCGGCGATCTTCATCTACCTGATCGCCGAGATCGGCGTCGCCAACCTGTTCATCAACTTCGTCTCGCAGCGCGATATCGCCAACATCACCCAGGCGGAGGCGTCGCGCTACCTGGCGCTGCTGTGGGGCGGGATGATGGTCGGCCGCTTCGCCGGTTCGCTGCTGATGCAGAAGATCGCGGCGGAAAAGGTGCTCGCCTTCTTTTCGATCGGGGCGTTCGTCGTGATGCTGGGCGCCACCTTCCTGTCGGGGCCGGCGGCGATGTGGTCGCTGATCCTGGTCGGGCTGTTCCATTCGATCATGTTCCCGACGATCTTTTCGCTGGGCATCAAGGGGCTGGGGCCGCTGACCGAGGAAGGGTCGGGGCTGCTGATCATGGCGATCGCCGGCGGTGCGCTGGTGGTGGTGCAGGGCTGGCTGGCCGACCGCTACGGCCTGCAATGGTCGTTCCTGCTGACCGCCGTGTGCGAGCTGTACATCCTGTTCTATGCCGTGTGGGGATCGAAGGTGACCAACCCGATCGACGACGTCCCCGCCGACAACGACGTCTTTGCATAA
- the araD1 gene encoding AraD1 family protein, with amino-acid sequence MTLRLLQRVAPTRAVIAATDAGAHVVPGVDSIRVLALRAIDAGHSIADEVAALGQGEAVDIAQLLDAGAIGSPIDHEDPAHVIMTGTGLTHLGSAEGRDKMHRAAAEATTQTDSMRMFLEGVEGGKPAEGEVGQQPEWFYKGDGGQMVAPGGDFTMPHFAQDGGEEPELAGIYVIGSDGTPHRIGLALANEFSDHVTERHNYLWLAHSKLRQASLGPELLVGTPPEHVEGTSRIVRDGETIWEKPFLSGEANMSHSLGNLEHHHFKYALFRRPGDIHVHFFGTATLSFADGVRTEEGDVFEIQAAPFTLPLRNRLTRADAVPVAVRVL; translated from the coding sequence ATGACTCTCCGCCTGTTGCAGCGCGTCGCACCGACGCGCGCCGTGATCGCCGCGACCGATGCGGGGGCGCATGTCGTGCCCGGCGTCGACAGCATCCGCGTGCTGGCGCTGCGCGCGATCGATGCCGGCCACAGCATCGCCGACGAGGTCGCGGCGCTGGGGCAGGGCGAGGCGGTCGATATCGCCCAGCTGCTCGACGCCGGTGCGATCGGATCGCCGATCGACCATGAGGACCCGGCGCATGTCATCATGACCGGCACCGGCCTGACGCATCTCGGATCGGCCGAAGGGCGCGACAAGATGCACCGCGCCGCCGCCGAGGCGACGACGCAGACCGATTCGATGCGGATGTTCCTCGAAGGGGTCGAGGGCGGCAAGCCGGCCGAGGGCGAGGTCGGGCAGCAGCCCGAATGGTTCTACAAGGGCGATGGCGGGCAGATGGTGGCGCCGGGCGGCGACTTCACCATGCCGCATTTCGCGCAGGACGGCGGCGAGGAGCCGGAGCTGGCGGGCATCTATGTCATCGGCAGCGACGGTACGCCGCATCGCATCGGCCTTGCGCTCGCCAACGAGTTTTCGGACCATGTGACCGAGCGGCACAATTATCTGTGGCTGGCGCACAGCAAGCTGCGCCAGGCATCGCTCGGGCCGGAACTGCTGGTCGGCACGCCGCCCGAGCATGTCGAGGGGACGAGCCGTATCGTGCGGGACGGCGAGACGATCTGGGAAAAGCCGTTCCTGTCGGGCGAGGCGAACATGTCGCACAGCTTGGGCAACCTCGAGCATCATCACTTCAAATATGCGCTTTTCCGCCGGCCGGGGGACATTCATGTCCACTTCTTCGGGACGGCGACGCTGTCCTTTGCCGATGGGGTGCGGACGGAAGAGGGCGATGTGTTCGAGATTCAGGCGGCGCCGTTTACCCTGCCGCTGAGGAACCGGTTGACGCGGGCGGATGCGGTGCCGGTGGCGGTCAGGGTTTTGTAG
- a CDS encoding NUDIX domain-containing protein: MPQHSAGILLYRRTPSPAVLLVHPGGPYWARRQVGAWQIPKGQVEPDEAVEDAARREVAEELGVAVVAPLAPLGTVRQAGGKSVSAFAAEQDVDTHAITSMTFELEWPPRSGRRRSFPEVDAARWMPVAEARMMMLKSQLPLLDRIEPLLG; encoded by the coding sequence ATGCCCCAGCATAGCGCAGGCATCCTGCTCTATCGCCGCACGCCCAGCCCGGCGGTGCTGCTCGTCCATCCCGGCGGCCCCTATTGGGCGCGGCGGCAGGTCGGCGCGTGGCAGATTCCCAAGGGCCAGGTCGAACCGGACGAAGCGGTCGAGGACGCCGCCCGGCGCGAAGTTGCCGAGGAACTGGGCGTCGCGGTCGTCGCGCCGCTGGCGCCCCTGGGCACGGTACGGCAGGCGGGTGGCAAGTCGGTCTCGGCCTTCGCCGCCGAACAGGATGTCGACACCCATGCGATCACCAGCATGACCTTCGAACTGGAATGGCCGCCCCGCAGCGGCAGGCGCAGGAGCTTCCCCGAAGTCGACGCGGCTAGGTGGATGCCGGTCGCCGAGGCACGGATGATGATGCTGAAGAGCCAGCTGCCGCTGCTCGACCGGATCGAGCCGCTGCTGGGGTAG
- a CDS encoding alpha-ketoglutarate-dependent dioxygenase AlkB codes for MTQFDLFAAAPALPGLTHAPGVLPEGRLAALAEAIDGAPLTPFRFQQWTGLRLTASYGWHYDFEAGRVGQAEPMPDWLLAVRDIAAGFAGVPADALVQALLIRYDAGAGIGWHRDRPVFEHVVGLSIGAPATLRFRRRRADGFDRFAQALAAGDAYHLTGEARWDWEHGIAPMAATRWSITFRSLTERFRREIGVA; via the coding sequence ATGACGCAGTTCGACCTGTTCGCCGCCGCGCCGGCATTGCCCGGCCTCACCCATGCGCCGGGCGTGTTGCCGGAGGGCCGGTTGGCTGCTTTGGCCGAGGCGATCGATGGCGCGCCGCTCACTCCGTTCCGGTTCCAGCAATGGACCGGCCTGCGCCTGACCGCCTCCTATGGCTGGCATTATGATTTCGAGGCGGGCCGGGTGGGACAGGCCGAACCGATGCCCGACTGGCTGCTGGCGGTGCGCGACATTGCGGCGGGCTTTGCCGGCGTGCCGGCCGATGCGCTCGTGCAGGCGCTGCTGATCCGCTACGATGCCGGCGCCGGGATCGGGTGGCATCGCGACCGGCCGGTGTTTGAACATGTCGTCGGGCTGTCGATCGGTGCGCCGGCGACGCTGCGCTTCCGGCGGCGGCGGGCGGATGGGTTCGACCGGTTCGCGCAGGCGCTGGCGGCGGGCGATGCCTATCATCTGACCGGCGAGGCGCGGTGGGACTGGGAACATGGCATCGCGCCGATGGCGGCGACGCGCTGGTCGATCACCTTTCGCAGCCTGACCGAGCGATTCCGCAGGGAGATCGGGGTTGCGTGA
- a CDS encoding HIRAN domain-containing protein: protein MRELSLHVVGADHPNRGGGNRRFEILLCSPGEGVTLVPEPRNPVDPNAVMVLSARGVQIGYLTADRAAWIGAMLRQGREVAAVFQQATPMGAAVRVAFDGAVPVVPVVPAVREVGEDAEPEFWPDEVWPEEWE from the coding sequence TTGCGTGAGTTGAGCCTGCATGTGGTCGGCGCCGACCATCCCAATCGCGGCGGCGGCAATCGGCGGTTCGAGATTTTGCTCTGCTCGCCGGGCGAGGGCGTTACGCTGGTCCCCGAACCGCGCAACCCGGTCGATCCCAACGCGGTGATGGTGCTGAGCGCGCGGGGAGTGCAGATCGGCTATCTGACCGCCGACCGCGCGGCATGGATCGGCGCGATGCTGCGCCAGGGGCGCGAGGTGGCGGCGGTGTTCCAGCAGGCGACGCCGATGGGCGCGGCGGTGCGGGTCGCGTTCGACGGCGCGGTGCCGGTGGTGCCGGTGGTGCCGGCGGTGCGGGAGGTCGGAGAGGATGCGGAGCCGGAGTTCTGGCCGGACGAGGTTTGGCCGGAGGAGTGGGAGTAA
- the gspN gene encoding type II secretion system protein N, which yields MSSPSRLQARRRSIRFAALGIASFAVAMIVTLPASLIAGNTDWRSGVGGTVWNGEVGIAGGSRLEWHFAPLRSLTSLGFAVDWTATGADTDLGGQALLRPGGVRLDRVSGSADASLLSALQPNLPFACDSTWQVDLPVLSTIAGSAMADGRIAIDPGTCTTKPGNVATPTPALLLTAEHIGTQTRVRLVPADQRRRTLMDATINEDGTLRFALTGDGAAVLPFAGIPAGASVQGSF from the coding sequence TTGTCGAGTCCTTCCCGCTTACAGGCACGGCGGCGTAGTATCCGCTTCGCCGCGCTCGGCATAGCCTCGTTCGCGGTCGCGATGATCGTCACCCTGCCTGCCAGCCTGATCGCCGGCAACACCGACTGGCGCAGCGGCGTCGGCGGCACGGTCTGGAATGGCGAGGTCGGCATTGCCGGCGGCAGTCGCCTCGAATGGCATTTCGCGCCGCTTCGCAGCCTCACCAGCCTCGGCTTCGCAGTCGACTGGACCGCGACCGGCGCCGACACCGATCTCGGCGGACAGGCGCTGCTCCGCCCCGGCGGCGTGCGGCTCGACCGGGTCAGCGGATCGGCCGACGCCTCGCTGCTGTCCGCGCTTCAGCCCAACCTGCCCTTCGCCTGCGATTCGACGTGGCAGGTCGATCTGCCGGTCCTCTCGACCATCGCCGGATCGGCCATGGCCGATGGCCGCATCGCGATCGATCCGGGCACCTGCACGACCAAACCCGGCAACGTCGCCACGCCGACCCCCGCCCTGCTGCTGACCGCCGAGCATATCGGCACGCAGACCCGCGTCCGCCTCGTCCCCGCCGACCAGCGCCGCCGGACGCTGATGGACGCGACGATCAACGAGGACGGCACGCTGCGCTTCGCCCTGACCGGGGACGGCGCGGCGGTGCTGCCCTTCGCGGGCATCCCGGCGGGCGCGAGCGTGCAGGGGAGTTTCTAG
- a CDS encoding ABC transporter substrate-binding protein produces the protein MRSRRSTLGLVRDAVLLSSLASVASPLMAAKRSKRSAALLVPLTGDRAALGLSIRNAAMLAESDAGALTVLDTCGTAAGAASAARAAVKRGAAMLLGPLSAAETRAVAGAVGVPVVALTNDAAARGGSAFVFGITPAQATAAILGYARSRGVRRVVAVDDGTPWSQASVVAARASEADLGLTIVPVTGGTIPPGVEGDAAFVPGSAVAIAPVLKNRGMQLLATMQTLDYRPDALTALEGAWIASPDPAKFASFASAYAARNGGRPGAIAALGNDAALIAKALRDSDQMTREGVLREAGFDGVTGPVRFRSDGSCARDFAILVPTNGVYDKVAESRGA, from the coding sequence ATGCGATCGCGGCGCTCGACGCTCGGACTGGTTCGCGATGCGGTGCTGCTGTCGTCATTGGCATCGGTCGCGTCCCCCCTGATGGCTGCGAAACGGAGCAAGCGCTCCGCCGCGTTGCTGGTTCCGCTGACCGGAGACCGCGCGGCGCTGGGCCTTAGCATACGCAATGCGGCGATGCTTGCCGAAAGCGACGCGGGCGCGCTCACCGTACTCGATACCTGCGGCACGGCGGCGGGGGCGGCGAGTGCGGCGCGCGCGGCGGTGAAGCGCGGGGCGGCGATGCTGCTGGGGCCGTTGTCGGCGGCGGAGACGCGGGCGGTGGCCGGCGCGGTCGGCGTGCCGGTCGTGGCGCTGACCAATGACGCGGCGGCGCGCGGCGGGTCGGCCTTCGTGTTCGGGATTACCCCGGCACAGGCGACGGCGGCGATCCTCGGCTATGCGCGGTCGCGCGGCGTGCGGCGGGTGGTGGCGGTCGATGACGGCACGCCATGGTCGCAGGCATCGGTCGTGGCGGCGCGGGCGAGCGAGGCCGATCTGGGGCTGACGATCGTGCCGGTGACCGGCGGCACCATCCCGCCCGGCGTCGAGGGCGATGCGGCGTTCGTGCCCGGTTCGGCGGTGGCGATCGCGCCGGTCCTGAAGAACCGGGGGATGCAGCTGCTGGCGACGATGCAGACGCTCGATTATCGGCCCGATGCGCTGACCGCGCTGGAGGGGGCGTGGATCGCCAGCCCCGATCCGGCGAAATTCGCGAGCTTCGCCAGCGCCTATGCGGCGCGTAATGGCGGGCGGCCGGGCGCCATTGCGGCGCTGGGTAACGATGCGGCGCTGATCGCCAAGGCTTTGCGCGACAGCGACCAGATGACGCGCGAGGGGGTGCTGCGCGAGGCCGGGTTCGACGGGGTGACCGGGCCGGTGCGCTTCCGTTCGGACGGCAGCTGCGCGCGCGACTTCGCGATCCTGGTGCCGACGAACGGCGTGTACGACAAGGTGGCGGAGAGCCGCGGGGCATGA